A region of Nostoc edaphicum CCNP1411 DNA encodes the following proteins:
- a CDS encoding VOC family protein, translating into MDSKITVQYPRSITHVGVTVTDLDKAVEWYQAVLGLYTIAGPHDLVADDSHFGKICSEVFGADFKKCRLVHMGTGNQVTLAIFEFNEPKAEPRDNNFEYWKNGFFQICIIDPDVEALAKRIEEHGGKQRTKVWELFEGSGYKLAFCQDPFGNILEIYSHSAEQFWSNR; encoded by the coding sequence ATGGATTCAAAAATAACTGTGCAATATCCAAGGTCGATCACTCATGTTGGTGTCACAGTTACCGATTTGGACAAAGCAGTTGAGTGGTATCAGGCAGTTCTTGGATTGTACACTATAGCCGGACCCCATGACCTTGTAGCAGATGATTCGCACTTTGGCAAAATTTGCAGTGAAGTCTTCGGTGCAGACTTCAAGAAATGTCGCCTTGTTCATATGGGAACAGGCAATCAGGTTACTCTTGCAATCTTCGAGTTTAACGAGCCGAAAGCGGAGCCGAGAGACAATAACTTTGAATATTGGAAGAATGGCTTTTTCCAGATTTGTATCATTGATCCAGATGTTGAGGCACTCGCTAAGCGCATTGAGGAACATGGGGGCAAACAACGAACCAAAGTATGGGAGCTTTTTGAAGGTTCAGGTTATAAGTTAGCTTTCTGCCAAGATCCATTTGGAAACATTCTTGAAATTTACTCACACAGTGCTGAGCAATT
- a CDS encoding type 1 glutamine amidotransferase domain-containing protein: MKKILTILSEYGYWGEELIGPLETFDAAGYQVDFATPTGKRPVALPPSIDPTYIDPPLGRTVVSEEMAQKVKQLDDPKNPRLDNPIILSEWLPDQPYWSAEKLIRELEAYNNALDELQNDLEQYDALLIVGGSGPIVDLVNNHRVHDLILSFYRVGKPIAAECYGVTCLAFARDLADRKSIIWGKHVTGHCKEYDYKDGTGFIGSDINMGPPPYPLEYILRDATGPDGGYHGNFGKEISVIVDYPFVTGRSTADSYTTGQKLVEVLEKGLKRYGW; the protein is encoded by the coding sequence ATGAAAAAGATTTTGACAATTTTATCGGAGTACGGATATTGGGGTGAGGAACTGATAGGCCCCTTGGAAACTTTTGATGCTGCAGGGTATCAGGTTGACTTTGCAACTCCAACAGGAAAAAGGCCAGTAGCGCTCCCTCCCAGCATAGACCCTACTTATATTGACCCACCCTTGGGTCGGACAGTCGTATCAGAAGAGATGGCTCAGAAGGTCAAGCAACTGGACGACCCTAAAAATCCGCGCCTAGACAACCCAATCATTCTGTCAGAATGGTTGCCTGATCAGCCTTACTGGAGTGCTGAGAAATTGATTCGGGAATTAGAAGCTTACAATAATGCGCTCGATGAACTGCAGAACGATTTGGAGCAATACGATGCCCTCCTGATCGTAGGGGGTAGTGGTCCTATTGTTGATTTGGTAAATAACCATCGGGTTCACGACCTCATCCTCAGCTTTTACAGGGTAGGCAAGCCGATTGCGGCAGAATGCTATGGTGTTACTTGTCTCGCCTTCGCTCGCGACCTGGCGGACCGCAAGAGCATTATCTGGGGTAAGCACGTCACAGGTCATTGCAAGGAATATGATTACAAAGATGGAACTGGGTTTATAGGCTCTGACATTAACATGGGTCCACCCCCCTATCCTTTGGAATATATCCTTCGTGATGCGACAGGTCCAGATGGGGGATATCATGGCAATTTTGGTAAAGAAATTTCCGTAATTGTCGACTATCCGTTTGTCACGGGTCGGTCTACTGCAGACTCTTATACGACTGGTCAGAAGTTGGTAGAAGTTTTGGAAAAAGGACTTAAGCGGTACGGGTGGTGA
- a CDS encoding DJ-1/PfpI family protein has protein sequence MIPRSLGGKKIAVLVESEFIPEEIETYQRRFSELKATVHLMSRLWDNPSVRFFSDEDTGNTPRTIEVNIDFQNVDVNDYAAVIMSANYTSVRLRYFDLLASPPVNAADQVRTSPAVQFYAKAMANPRIIKGALCHGLWILTPIPELLKGRQVICHEVVLADIINAGAVYTTSPSGVVVDGDLVTGRSKHEVEPFIDAITEQIQQLSIATNRFSGRRATTSLSRVRAAS, from the coding sequence ATGATACCTAGATCCCTTGGTGGGAAAAAAATCGCAGTTCTTGTCGAAAGTGAGTTCATTCCTGAAGAAATTGAAACGTATCAAAGACGCTTTTCGGAACTTAAAGCAACAGTACATTTGATGTCTAGGCTCTGGGACAATCCGAGCGTTCGCTTTTTCAGTGATGAAGATACTGGCAATACACCTCGAACGATAGAAGTAAACATTGATTTTCAAAACGTAGACGTTAACGATTACGCTGCTGTGATTATGTCTGCTAACTATACCAGCGTGCGCCTGCGTTACTTCGATCTGCTAGCAAGTCCCCCAGTTAATGCCGCCGACCAAGTTCGCACTTCACCGGCCGTACAGTTTTACGCTAAGGCGATGGCAAATCCCAGGATTATTAAAGGCGCACTCTGTCACGGTTTGTGGATACTGACACCGATACCCGAGTTACTCAAGGGGCGACAAGTTATCTGCCACGAGGTAGTCCTTGCAGATATTATCAACGCTGGTGCAGTTTACACAACATCACCCTCAGGTGTTGTGGTGGACGGCGACCTTGTTACTGGTCGCTCAAAACACGAGGTTGAACCATTCATTGATGCCATTACCGAACAAATCCAACAATTATCTATTGCCACCAATCGCTTCTCGGGCAGAAGGGCTACTACCTCTCTCTCAAGAGTAAGAGCTGCAAGCTAA
- a CDS encoding EthD domain-containing protein: MTIHQFIFAHAKPGMSEKEFQDYWINVHAVNYASKIPQIKRYMIDSRIPFGPEPADPLWQGVAEIWLRNDEEQLASLQSKEFLEGARLNEPEWAAFWRSVVLDTKAHTLLEGSPFQKNSKMVKLLILTKRKAGIPLEDFRQKMLESHAAKVLKLPGLQRYLQCHVRDNFYVVGEALLDCVSLLWFDDVEALEKAYKSPEYQNEVKPDYSNLFEGKYIHNMLTTETWIIGPEFRE; this comes from the coding sequence ATGACAATTCATCAATTCATATTTGCCCATGCCAAACCGGGAATGAGTGAAAAGGAATTTCAGGACTATTGGATAAATGTTCATGCTGTTAACTACGCCAGCAAAATTCCTCAAATTAAGCGTTACATGATTGATTCGAGGATTCCCTTTGGACCGGAGCCAGCTGATCCTCTATGGCAGGGAGTTGCTGAAATTTGGTTAAGAAATGACGAGGAACAACTAGCTTCTCTTCAATCTAAAGAGTTTTTAGAAGGGGCTCGTCTCAATGAACCTGAATGGGCTGCATTTTGGCGCTCTGTTGTCTTAGATACAAAGGCTCACACTCTGCTGGAAGGTTCTCCCTTCCAAAAAAACTCCAAAATGGTAAAACTCTTAATTCTAACTAAGCGTAAAGCAGGAATACCTTTGGAGGATTTTCGCCAAAAGATGTTAGAAAGCCATGCAGCTAAGGTGTTGAAACTTCCAGGTCTACAACGTTATCTCCAGTGTCATGTCCGAGATAATTTCTATGTGGTTGGAGAAGCTCTGCTAGATTGTGTTTCACTACTTTGGTTTGATGACGTTGAGGCACTGGAAAAAGCCTATAAATCTCCAGAATATCAAAATGAAGTCAAGCCAGACTATTCCAATCTTTTTGAGGGCAAATATATCCACAATATGTTAACTACTGAAACCTGGATTATTGGTCCTGAATTTCGTGAATAA
- a CDS encoding muconolactone Delta-isomerase, translating into MLFYVQMRWNIEGRLSEDELWNLEAEEADFNAQKETKDSGLVVGLYKVAAQRRVIGIVNVDSIEELDRTAMGRLPMREYLEFEQVLPLRAYEGFIEDVKAHYKV; encoded by the coding sequence ATGTTGTTTTACGTTCAGATGCGCTGGAACATTGAAGGAAGATTGTCAGAAGATGAACTTTGGAACTTAGAGGCGGAGGAAGCTGATTTCAACGCGCAGAAGGAAACCAAAGACTCGGGCTTAGTAGTAGGTCTATACAAGGTTGCTGCACAGCGACGCGTTATCGGTATTGTGAACGTAGATTCAATTGAGGAGTTAGATAGAACAGCAATGGGCCGTCTACCAATGCGAGAGTATTTAGAGTTTGAGCAGGTCTTGCCATTGCGAGCTTACGAAGGTTTCATCGAAGATGTGAAGGCTCATTATAAGGTTTAA
- a CDS encoding ankyrin repeat domain-containing protein, producing the protein MDTQKTSQIVKQWYNSVGNGDMEAVINGLSERIEFELPQDEYNKIIPYLGKKLGREQVAEAFKIRAETTKVKDYELRDFVVQGNKACVVVYTNAIHQSSEKGFEIEDLHHLTLDEDGKIAKWKVYFDPNAEVAAFRADIDSELIKAVQENKLDAVQKLLEFGANVNARDAKTGLTILMIAAGQANAEMEKILLDAGADVFAVDSKAGASALHKACQGGSVEVARLLVEAGAFVDWVAPTTGHTPLMDALWFKWPAIVEYLLEVGAGLNLSTHYGFSLVEHFEYELNVNTIGKDKLLQAEKALKKRQKSDQQKVQNQKLMAAVNTNDIATVKHLIQSGVDIDEKYPILNHFNDAHTPLLVAARDGHTEIVVELLKARADVNVTEPTFGAVPLHKAVYNGHADITKILVDQPGIDIDFQGATNGYTPLHDALWHGYAECAEILINAGARLDLKGHDGKTPLAIASGVFDQEHAIIKLIQSKLETA; encoded by the coding sequence ATGGATACTCAAAAAACATCGCAAATTGTAAAACAATGGTACAATAGCGTAGGAAATGGTGATATGGAGGCTGTTATAAATGGTCTCTCAGAGAGGATCGAATTTGAGCTTCCCCAAGACGAATACAACAAAATTATTCCTTATTTGGGGAAGAAATTGGGGCGAGAACAAGTTGCTGAAGCGTTCAAGATTAGGGCGGAAACGACTAAGGTTAAAGACTATGAATTACGCGATTTTGTTGTTCAAGGCAATAAAGCTTGCGTAGTAGTCTATACTAATGCTATTCATCAAAGTAGCGAAAAAGGTTTTGAGATTGAGGATTTACACCACCTTACGTTAGACGAGGATGGAAAAATCGCCAAATGGAAGGTTTATTTTGATCCCAACGCTGAAGTTGCCGCATTTCGCGCTGATATAGATTCTGAATTAATCAAGGCGGTTCAAGAGAATAAACTGGATGCGGTGCAAAAGCTTCTTGAATTTGGTGCAAATGTTAATGCCAGGGATGCCAAGACTGGTTTGACTATCCTAATGATAGCTGCCGGTCAAGCCAACGCAGAAATGGAGAAAATCTTGTTAGATGCAGGCGCAGACGTATTTGCAGTTGACAGCAAAGCGGGGGCGTCGGCTTTACATAAGGCATGTCAAGGAGGCAGTGTTGAAGTTGCCCGATTGCTGGTAGAGGCTGGGGCATTTGTTGACTGGGTAGCGCCTACTACTGGCCATACACCTTTAATGGATGCTTTATGGTTTAAGTGGCCCGCTATTGTGGAGTATTTGTTGGAAGTGGGTGCGGGTTTGAATCTTAGCACTCATTATGGCTTCTCCTTGGTGGAACATTTTGAATATGAATTGAATGTAAACACCATCGGAAAAGATAAGCTACTTCAAGCAGAAAAAGCGCTGAAGAAGCGTCAGAAGTCAGATCAACAGAAGGTTCAAAACCAAAAGTTAATGGCTGCTGTTAATACCAATGATATTGCAACAGTAAAGCACCTAATTCAATCAGGTGTTGATATCGATGAAAAATATCCAATACTTAACCATTTTAACGATGCTCACACACCCTTGTTAGTGGCTGCTCGGGATGGGCATACAGAAATCGTTGTAGAACTTTTGAAAGCTCGTGCAGACGTGAATGTTACCGAGCCAACTTTCGGTGCGGTTCCCTTGCACAAAGCTGTTTATAACGGCCACGCTGACATTACCAAGATACTGGTTGATCAGCCTGGTATTGACATTGATTTTCAAGGAGCAACAAACGGTTATACACCTCTCCATGATGCGCTTTGGCATGGATATGCTGAATGCGCTGAAATCCTGATCAATGCAGGGGCTCGATTAGATCTGAAAGGACACGATGGCAAAACCCCACTGGCGATCGCCAGTGGGGTTTTTGATCAAGAACATGCGATTATCAAACTGATCCAGTCAAAACTGGAGACTGCTTAG
- a CDS encoding DUF1816 domain-containing protein has protein sequence MTLLHKTKKVFLDFLLKLDTSWWLEISTDKPHCIYYFGPFRNVKEAETAYLGYVEDLENEAAQGIVVNIKRCKPEVLTVFDEDDKLN, from the coding sequence ATGACACTATTGCACAAGACCAAAAAAGTCTTTTTAGATTTCCTGTTAAAGCTGGACACCAGTTGGTGGCTGGAAATTAGTACAGATAAGCCTCACTGTATCTACTATTTCGGACCTTTTAGGAACGTAAAAGAAGCAGAGACTGCTTACCTCGGCTATGTTGAAGATCTTGAAAACGAAGCAGCCCAAGGGATTGTAGTCAACATCAAACGCTGTAAACCAGAGGTACTGACAGTATTTGATGAAGACGATAAGCTAAATTAG
- a CDS encoding thiamine pyrophosphate-binding protein — protein MASRSGRFAIIEQLLADGIRYMFGNPGTVEQGFLDALKDYYPEFEYIFALQETIAVGAADGYARMTKKPTIVQLHSGVGLGNGIGMIYQAMRGHAPLVVLAGEAGIQYDAMDAQMAADLVSMAKPVTKWATRVTHPSSLLRVLRRAIKIAATPPMGPVFVSLPMDILDAPNDEEVVQSSFPVTRVAPETDQLIKAVALLITASQPTIIVGDGVAFSDAQAELTHTAELIGAQVWGADSSEPNISANHPLFGGLLGHMFGDDSRRITLQTDVVLIVGTYIFPEVFPALSDVFTPKTKVIHIDLNTYEIAKNFPVDIGLLGDPKTTLVKLNTLLENTTTPEQKNAASARATRIAETKKQQQTALFEADKAVRDSVPLHMSRFAEELIKYLPPDTIIFDEAITNSPELCRYIPPTTVGNYFQTRGGSLGVGIPGAIGIKLACPDKTVIGFTGDGGSMYTIQALWTAAHHNIGAKFIICNNRSYQILKLNILQYWREQQIPEHAFPSSFNICDPDINFPELARAMGVQSVRVEKPDQIGSAIQKALAHDGPFLIDLVLTNEVLGKKVGVKCGQ, from the coding sequence ATGGCTAGTAGAAGTGGGCGCTTTGCGATTATCGAACAACTTCTCGCGGATGGCATACGATACATGTTTGGCAACCCCGGCACAGTCGAGCAGGGGTTTCTGGACGCGTTGAAAGACTATTACCCGGAATTTGAATATATTTTCGCACTGCAAGAAACTATAGCGGTGGGCGCAGCCGATGGCTATGCACGCATGACCAAGAAGCCCACCATCGTACAACTCCACAGCGGAGTTGGTTTAGGGAACGGGATTGGGATGATTTACCAGGCCATGCGCGGCCATGCGCCCCTGGTGGTGCTTGCTGGCGAAGCTGGTATCCAGTATGATGCTATGGATGCCCAAATGGCTGCCGACCTTGTAAGCATGGCCAAGCCTGTTACTAAATGGGCAACCAGAGTTACCCATCCTTCTTCTTTATTGCGTGTGTTGCGCCGAGCCATTAAGATAGCTGCCACGCCGCCTATGGGACCTGTCTTTGTATCCCTGCCAATGGATATTCTTGACGCTCCTAACGATGAAGAGGTGGTTCAGAGTTCTTTTCCGGTAACACGGGTTGCTCCCGAAACCGATCAACTGATAAAGGCAGTAGCCCTACTAATCACTGCATCGCAGCCGACGATAATTGTGGGCGATGGTGTTGCTTTTTCCGATGCACAGGCTGAATTAACCCACACAGCTGAACTCATAGGTGCACAAGTATGGGGAGCAGACTCATCTGAACCAAATATAAGTGCAAACCATCCTTTGTTTGGAGGGCTACTGGGTCATATGTTTGGGGATGATAGTCGCCGCATCACCTTGCAGACGGACGTGGTCTTGATTGTTGGAACCTACATTTTCCCCGAGGTATTCCCTGCTCTGTCCGACGTCTTTACTCCGAAAACAAAAGTGATTCACATCGACCTGAATACCTATGAAATAGCAAAGAATTTTCCAGTGGATATAGGTCTGCTCGGCGATCCAAAAACTACCCTCGTGAAGCTGAACACTTTGCTGGAGAACACCACGACGCCTGAACAAAAGAATGCAGCAAGCGCAAGAGCTACTCGGATAGCGGAGACCAAGAAGCAGCAACAAACTGCTTTGTTTGAGGCTGACAAAGCAGTTCGCGACTCAGTGCCTTTGCATATGTCACGTTTTGCAGAGGAACTGATAAAATATCTACCGCCAGACACCATCATCTTTGATGAAGCTATTACTAATTCTCCCGAACTATGTCGATATATTCCACCGACAACAGTAGGAAACTATTTCCAGACACGAGGCGGCTCATTAGGTGTTGGCATTCCTGGGGCAATTGGTATTAAATTAGCCTGTCCAGACAAAACTGTGATTGGGTTCACCGGCGATGGCGGCAGTATGTATACTATCCAGGCACTCTGGACCGCTGCACACCACAACATTGGTGCCAAATTTATCATCTGCAATAATCGCAGCTATCAGATACTGAAGCTCAACATTCTACAATATTGGCGTGAGCAGCAAATACCGGAACACGCCTTTCCATCTTCTTTTAATATATGTGACCCAGACATTAATTTTCCTGAGTTAGCGCGTGCTATGGGGGTTCAGTCCGTTCGGGTCGAGAAGCCAGACCAAATCGGTTCAGCCATCCAGAAAGCGTTGGCTCACGATGGTCCTTTCCTAATTGATTTGGTACTTACAAACGAAGTTTTAGGTAAAAAGGTTGGCGTTAAGTGTGGTCAGTAG